A genomic window from Fibrobacterota bacterium includes:
- the rmuC gene encoding DNA recombination protein RmuC, translating to MTEATLLAIVLLALSAIALGILAFWNWSRRQSLESTLDAARSIQAKAVDEIRQISMSLARAEAERDAARSELDRHLKGAEERNALVRAEIENLSNRIFDEKSGKFKEIGTAAIAELVGPVRENLEKLQKALQEAEKSDAVRERSLQEALERVSRINAQLGTQADGLAKALKGDNRLVGEFGEVLLEQLLEFSGLRRGIHFVDQGEGMELKTPTGQHLKPDVVILLPENRCLVVDSKMSLASWSDAQTEIDTDRAAALEAFRRSVRAHVENLASKDYTTALNASGRQTVDFTFLFVPVEAAFQACLGLDRNLYRDAFQKRIILTSPTTLLAMLTTVTHTWRQFELGRNAADISERARLMLSKLTDFLGSMESVGDHLDRAQHAFGEARKRLVDGNGNLIGQAAKLVELGVKREKAMPRTLQESLETTD from the coding sequence ATGACCGAAGCCACACTCCTGGCCATCGTCCTGCTCGCCCTCAGCGCCATCGCCCTCGGAATCTTGGCGTTTTGGAACTGGAGCCGTCGTCAATCCCTGGAATCCACCCTCGATGCAGCCAGATCCATCCAAGCCAAGGCGGTCGACGAAATCCGTCAAATCTCCATGTCGTTGGCACGCGCCGAAGCCGAACGCGACGCGGCAAGGTCCGAACTGGATCGCCACCTCAAGGGCGCGGAAGAACGAAACGCCTTGGTTCGTGCCGAAATCGAGAACCTCTCCAACCGCATCTTCGACGAAAAGTCCGGCAAGTTCAAGGAGATCGGAACCGCCGCCATCGCCGAGTTGGTGGGCCCGGTCCGCGAGAACCTGGAGAAGCTCCAGAAAGCCTTGCAGGAAGCGGAAAAATCCGACGCCGTGCGCGAACGCTCCCTGCAGGAGGCGCTGGAGCGGGTGTCTCGCATCAATGCCCAACTGGGCACGCAAGCGGATGGATTGGCCAAGGCGCTCAAAGGCGACAACCGCCTGGTGGGCGAGTTCGGCGAGGTGCTGCTGGAACAACTGTTGGAATTTTCCGGGCTCCGCCGCGGCATCCATTTCGTGGACCAGGGCGAGGGGATGGAACTCAAGACCCCCACCGGCCAGCACCTCAAGCCCGACGTAGTCATCCTGCTTCCGGAAAACCGCTGCCTGGTGGTGGATTCCAAGATGAGCCTGGCCTCGTGGTCGGACGCGCAGACAGAAATTGACACCGATCGCGCCGCCGCGCTGGAGGCTTTCCGCCGCTCCGTGCGTGCCCATGTGGAAAACCTCGCCTCCAAGGACTACACGACCGCCCTCAACGCCTCGGGTCGCCAGACGGTGGACTTCACCTTCCTGTTCGTGCCGGTGGAAGCGGCGTTCCAAGCCTGCCTGGGCCTGGACCGCAATCTGTATCGCGACGCCTTCCAAAAGCGAATCATCCTCACCAGCCCCACCACGCTGTTGGCCATGCTCACCACCGTCACCCACACGTGGCGGCAGTTCGAGCTGGGTCGCAACGCCGCCGACATTTCCGAACGCGCCCGCTTGATGCTCTCCAAACTCACCGATTTCCTGGGTTCCATGGAAAGCGTCGGAGATCACCTGGATCGCGCCCAACACGCCTTCGGGGAGGCGCGCAAGCGGCTGGTAGACGGCAACGGAAACCTGATCGGACAGGCCGCCAAACTGGTGGAGCTGGGCGTGAAGCGCGAAAAGGCGATGCCCCGGACCCTGCAGGAATCACTCGAAACGACCGATTAG
- a CDS encoding replication-associated recombination protein A: MDLFEPSGVPSANTAQRPLAERMRPLEFSALAGSPELFGESTPLRRGVEEDSLLSAILWGPPGCGKTTVAGLVRIHTKLPFRTLSAVQSGVAELRGVLDEATKRVRAGMGPVRLFIDEIHRYNKAQQDALLPAVESGVVRLLGATTENPSYSLNPALVSRCQVFQLSAPPPESLPPLLANALSDSVHGLGRADLPVSPGAMEEVARAADGDLRAALNLLEWTVASLPAGAELTAELVARAAGRRPPSYDRTGDGRYQTISALHKSVRGSDPQATLYWLARMVDAGEDPVYIARRLIRMASEDIGLADPQALPLAIAARDACEHLGLPECGLALAQAALYLALAPKSNRLETAWAAAQEAIKRHGQLPVPVTFQNAVTAFDRKRGIGEGYRYDHDSPDAYSGQDHLPDALRGSRFWEPVERGFERELKKRDDWFSARREAP; the protein is encoded by the coding sequence ATGGACTTGTTTGAACCTTCCGGGGTCCCATCGGCCAACACCGCCCAACGCCCGCTGGCCGAGCGGATGCGCCCCCTGGAATTTTCCGCTCTGGCGGGATCTCCCGAACTGTTCGGCGAGAGCACTCCGCTGCGTCGGGGAGTCGAGGAAGACTCCCTCCTATCCGCCATTCTGTGGGGCCCTCCAGGCTGCGGCAAGACCACCGTGGCGGGATTGGTGCGCATCCACACCAAACTCCCCTTCCGCACCCTTTCCGCCGTGCAATCGGGTGTGGCGGAACTGCGCGGCGTATTGGACGAAGCCACCAAGCGCGTGCGTGCCGGCATGGGACCGGTCCGCCTTTTCATCGATGAGATCCATCGCTACAACAAGGCCCAACAAGATGCGCTGCTGCCCGCGGTGGAATCCGGCGTGGTGCGTTTGCTGGGCGCCACCACCGAAAACCCCTCCTACAGCCTCAATCCCGCCTTGGTGAGTCGCTGCCAGGTCTTCCAGCTATCGGCTCCCCCACCTGAATCCCTGCCCCCCCTGTTGGCGAACGCTCTGTCGGATTCTGTCCACGGATTGGGTCGAGCGGACCTGCCCGTTTCGCCCGGTGCCATGGAGGAAGTCGCGCGTGCCGCCGATGGCGATCTGCGCGCCGCGCTCAACCTGCTGGAATGGACCGTCGCGAGCCTCCCCGCCGGCGCCGAGCTCACGGCCGAACTCGTGGCCCGCGCCGCGGGCCGCAGGCCTCCTTCGTACGACCGCACCGGCGACGGCCGCTACCAGACAATTTCCGCCCTCCACAAGTCCGTGCGAGGCTCCGACCCACAGGCCACGCTGTATTGGCTCGCGCGCATGGTGGACGCCGGCGAAGACCCTGTCTACATCGCCCGGCGTCTGATCCGCATGGCCAGCGAGGATATCGGTCTGGCCGACCCCCAGGCCCTGCCTCTGGCCATCGCCGCCCGTGACGCCTGCGAGCACCTGGGCCTGCCCGAATGCGGCCTGGCCCTGGCACAGGCCGCGTTGTACCTGGCCTTGGCCCCCAAGAGCAACCGCCTGGAAACAGCCTGGGCCGCCGCGCAGGAAGCCATCAAGCGCCACGGCCAATTGCCGGTTCCCGTGACGTTCCAGAACGCCGTCACGGCCTTTGACAGAAAACGAGGAATCGGCGAAGGCTACCGCTACGACCACGACAGCCCCGACGCCTATTCCGGCCAGGACCATCTGCCGGACGCCCTGCGCGGATCGCGATTCTGGGAGCCGGTGGAGCGGGGCTTCGAACGCGAGCTGAAAAAGCGCGACGACTGGTTTTCGGCGAGAAGAGAGGCACCGTAG
- a CDS encoding ABC transporter ATP-binding protein/permease — protein MNFFTPPWIRDRRAWHVQTAWTLAVAATEAGLGLWLKASTATAPSRWLVGLGALLAARVVLSWRRDLSRERLALGAGRDYHRRIWAAAGPDTGAWHSREAREWIEAGTRAAVETRSALATLALCLPLLVWLAPWITLAVLASAAALASLAKARSRRTRVLAKEEAREAKEQDVLEEWAHRSLAETLPSGWSAHVARTRRTSHETWQGHRRLRSALQAAWSAAGEGGAHAAGWILGAAALASWSRGGMDSGTLVSFLGICLLTYRPVREAGRLHPSLQKAAEAWTHRGETRTLDTNRPRSNAALVVRSLEAGWGRGPAILRNLDLRLEPGEMAVVHGPNGSGKSTLLSVLSGRLAPRAGLLEGPRRVFHLAQETVLPPLAPSAWTGIDNPSPDSLDGLVGRLFPEGIPASLAWNRPIPNGGQFLSRGQRTRLGLMAMVARPYGGWLLDEPMSALPSNEGPLLMGEILSRRKDAWVLWAQPDVPAFLHPKRTPTSETSHGPCLTAVDL, from the coding sequence ATGAACTTCTTCACCCCTCCCTGGATCCGCGACCGTCGCGCCTGGCACGTGCAGACCGCCTGGACCCTGGCGGTGGCCGCCACGGAAGCCGGGCTGGGGTTGTGGCTCAAGGCATCCACTGCCACGGCGCCCTCGCGCTGGCTGGTTGGCCTGGGTGCGTTGCTGGCCGCACGCGTGGTGCTTTCCTGGAGACGGGATTTGTCACGCGAGCGCCTGGCGCTGGGTGCCGGACGCGACTACCACCGGCGCATCTGGGCGGCCGCAGGCCCCGACACGGGCGCCTGGCACAGCCGGGAGGCCCGCGAATGGATCGAGGCGGGAACCCGCGCCGCGGTGGAAACCCGATCCGCCCTGGCCACCTTGGCGCTGTGCCTGCCTCTGCTGGTGTGGCTGGCCCCTTGGATCACCCTGGCGGTGCTGGCCAGCGCGGCCGCTTTGGCGAGCCTCGCCAAGGCCCGCTCGCGGCGCACACGGGTGCTGGCCAAGGAAGAGGCCCGCGAGGCCAAGGAACAGGACGTGCTGGAAGAGTGGGCACACCGGAGCTTGGCAGAGACCTTGCCCAGCGGCTGGAGCGCGCATGTGGCCCGCACGCGGCGCACCTCCCACGAAACCTGGCAGGGCCACCGGCGGTTGCGCTCGGCCTTGCAGGCCGCCTGGAGCGCGGCCGGCGAGGGAGGTGCCCACGCGGCGGGCTGGATTCTGGGCGCGGCGGCGCTGGCCAGCTGGAGCCGGGGCGGCATGGACTCGGGCACCCTGGTGTCGTTTTTGGGCATTTGCCTGCTCACCTACCGGCCCGTACGGGAAGCAGGGAGGCTGCACCCCTCCTTGCAGAAAGCCGCCGAAGCCTGGACGCACCGGGGTGAAACCCGAACGCTCGACACGAATCGTCCACGATCCAATGCGGCCCTGGTCGTGCGATCGCTCGAAGCCGGATGGGGTCGCGGGCCCGCCATCCTCCGAAACCTGGATCTGCGGTTGGAACCGGGCGAAATGGCCGTGGTGCACGGACCCAACGGCTCCGGGAAATCCACATTGCTCTCGGTGCTTTCCGGACGGCTCGCGCCCCGCGCCGGCCTTCTGGAGGGCCCACGGCGCGTCTTCCATCTGGCCCAGGAAACCGTCCTGCCGCCGTTGGCCCCCTCGGCTTGGACAGGAATCGACAACCCTTCGCCGGATTCGCTGGATGGCCTGGTGGGAAGACTCTTCCCGGAAGGGATTCCGGCCTCGCTGGCCTGGAACCGCCCCATCCCCAACGGAGGTCAATTCCTGTCGAGAGGCCAGCGCACCCGGCTCGGGCTGATGGCGATGGTCGCGCGTCCCTACGGCGGCTGGCTTCTGGACGAACCGATGTCCGCGCTCCCATCAAATGAAGGCCCGCTCCTGATGGGCGAGATCCTGTCGCGGCGCAAGGATGCCTGGGTCCTGTGGGCCCAACCGGATGTTCCCGCGTTCCTACATCCCAAGCGCACTCCGACTTCCGAAACATCCCATGGTCCCTGTCTCACCGCGGTGGACCTTTGA
- a CDS encoding adenylate/guanylate cyclase domain-containing protein, producing the protein MKKGWHERNGVQVITDIVSCDESGLDFTLPIQVEGIPPESEVSCRNMLSLLRYLQKLGKNVTDQDLADHGFSHRLDHFMDPHKWIGYPEALRFFDFVRAVTNTHNPRLLLDIGREAHRWQSFGPGVDALANFLPLSKVMFLTAEYSRMFNNGQFLRSVRGSRGNLTVVSKYSERVNAIRTVDQEWWALGIYSGFPERRSLAPAEMTLHYSVCDVERLLDREYAWLGIREHQVRSEWTFLGIERRQWVVEGLEYAHEVALLRESLVSGKKPEGEDLFHPEPHDLEEFSPQDFDELLKRRQACKVWLVTRTLQRGREVVVQRGEIWGAPYTRFQATWKEQGRLRSLIDRIKNWRREWIVSQQALHREIVAAKVEAMHTEQERLASERKSEVFRTYARRTLVDRIDRGEDPRTDRPRRQEMTVLFCDMCGFTNHASHLSPEDTVSLLNSYFNRLNRSLFHQRGEIDKIMGDGLMATFENVEGLEPDVLRAVQAAISMRWELQRYNRERRQRHGSLPARGIPFRRIDNGIGIASGDVVTGNIGSDHKLDHTLIGDVVNVASRLERLTRHYGSAILVTEDVRYKLPERFTTRFLDMVRVRGRDVPLRIHEIYDHEPVRVRELKSMFQERMAQAWALYAGGLFSEAASVYEEIRREVGPHRLEEGRCLDPAVDFFLQRCQMLQRMAREDPLWMETWDGVHLFEEK; encoded by the coding sequence GTGAAGAAAGGCTGGCACGAGCGCAACGGGGTCCAGGTGATCACGGACATCGTCTCCTGCGACGAGTCCGGTCTGGACTTCACGCTGCCCATCCAGGTCGAGGGCATCCCGCCCGAATCCGAGGTCTCGTGCCGCAACATGCTCTCTCTTTTGCGCTACCTGCAAAAGCTCGGCAAGAACGTCACGGATCAAGATCTCGCCGACCACGGCTTCTCCCACCGGCTGGACCATTTCATGGACCCCCACAAGTGGATCGGGTATCCGGAAGCGCTGCGGTTCTTCGACTTCGTGCGCGCGGTGACCAACACCCACAATCCGAGACTCCTCCTGGACATCGGTCGGGAAGCCCACCGGTGGCAGAGTTTCGGGCCGGGCGTGGACGCGTTGGCGAACTTCCTCCCGCTCTCGAAGGTCATGTTCCTGACCGCCGAATATTCCCGGATGTTCAACAACGGACAATTTCTGCGCTCGGTGCGCGGCTCCCGCGGGAACCTCACGGTCGTTTCCAAATATTCCGAACGGGTCAACGCCATCCGCACGGTGGACCAGGAATGGTGGGCGCTGGGGATCTATTCCGGCTTTCCGGAACGTCGCAGCCTGGCTCCGGCGGAAATGACGCTGCACTACTCCGTGTGCGACGTGGAACGCCTGCTGGACCGGGAATACGCGTGGCTGGGAATCCGCGAGCACCAGGTCCGTTCCGAGTGGACCTTCCTGGGGATCGAACGCCGCCAATGGGTGGTGGAAGGATTGGAGTACGCCCACGAGGTGGCGCTTTTGCGCGAAAGCCTGGTGAGCGGCAAAAAACCGGAAGGCGAAGACCTGTTCCACCCCGAACCCCACGACCTGGAAGAATTCTCCCCGCAGGATTTCGACGAACTCCTGAAGCGGCGCCAAGCGTGCAAGGTTTGGCTGGTGACGCGCACCCTGCAGCGCGGGCGCGAAGTGGTGGTCCAGCGAGGCGAAATCTGGGGGGCTCCCTACACCCGTTTCCAGGCGACCTGGAAGGAACAGGGGAGGCTGCGCAGCCTGATCGATCGCATCAAGAATTGGCGCCGCGAGTGGATCGTGTCACAGCAAGCTCTCCACCGCGAAATCGTGGCCGCCAAGGTGGAGGCCATGCACACCGAACAGGAACGGCTCGCCTCCGAGCGCAAATCGGAAGTGTTCCGCACCTACGCCAGGCGCACCCTGGTGGACCGCATCGACCGCGGCGAGGATCCCCGCACGGACCGACCACGACGACAGGAAATGACCGTCCTGTTCTGCGACATGTGCGGCTTCACCAACCACGCCAGCCACCTGTCCCCCGAAGACACCGTCTCGCTGTTGAACTCGTACTTCAATCGGCTCAACCGGTCCTTGTTCCACCAGCGCGGCGAGATCGACAAGATCATGGGTGACGGCTTGATGGCCACCTTCGAAAATGTGGAGGGTCTGGAGCCGGACGTTCTGCGCGCCGTGCAGGCGGCCATCAGCATGCGCTGGGAGCTGCAACGCTACAACCGCGAACGTCGCCAACGCCACGGCTCTCTTCCCGCGCGGGGCATCCCCTTCCGCCGCATCGACAACGGCATCGGCATCGCCTCCGGCGACGTGGTGACGGGAAACATCGGCTCCGACCACAAGCTGGACCACACCTTGATCGGCGACGTGGTCAACGTGGCCTCGCGCCTGGAACGGCTCACACGGCATTACGGATCCGCCATCCTGGTGACGGAGGATGTCCGGTACAAGCTGCCGGAGCGCTTCACCACACGGTTTCTGGACATGGTCCGGGTGCGCGGACGCGACGTGCCGCTGCGCATCCACGAGATCTACGACCACGAACCCGTGCGCGTGCGGGAACTCAAGAGCATGTTCCAGGAGCGCATGGCGCAAGCCTGGGCGCTCTACGCGGGCGGGCTCTTTTCCGAAGCGGCTTCGGTGTACGAGGAGATCCGCCGCGAGGTGGGGCCTCATCGCCTGGAAGAGGGCCGCTGCCTGGATCCGGCGGTGGATTTTTTCCTGCAACGCTGCCAGATGCTCCAGCGCATGGCACGCGAAGACCCATTGTGGATGGAAACCTGGGACGGCGTCCATTTGTTCGAGGAGAAGTAG
- a CDS encoding response regulator → MNSRFFTLFTIVSVVLLLASCSRDRIPQAHPGILDLRQADLEGNTLPLRGSWSAHPGHILPPGSPAFDSSAATAKLPGAWKDLVLANSGTFPKYATFRLVLLLDTAKIKRLQISCTEHPSAYRLWVNGRSILEDGQVATSAALETPGYHYRRGDFEVTSPRVELVLQASNHFLSYDGSVFRFQIGSKEAMDARFHLEYALFLGALGILLFLTLQYLGFLGFLTKDRTYLLLGTSSFFLATMGIFIPAGFCFATTWWPWITLQTTTIIGFSCALIGLTLLSRFCEAMFPDPLLRTANRVNTWSVAVGVLLMVFAPYHWVYTVMGAILVSDYFLVITCCRTLFLALRRREPGSLSFTIGLGLFMVAAVHDSLIFFSVIDSSYIITLGCTAFSIAEAFVLTRRWWTTTRANTQLLSEVQAKNEELGRLSRLKDEFLANTSHELRTPLHGIYGLVQSILSDPVAALPQKTRHSLEHVVASTRRLTRLVNDILDFSKIRHKDLSIRPNPLDLGVLLPTLLPHFQANAEAKQIDLHCHLDPELPQVLADEDRLVQILFNLIGNAVKFTDWGSVTLSAQRIANGVEVAVTDTGMGIDRLAQERIFEPFEQAEGIHRGGTGLGLSITRHLVELHGFRMVLKSNPGEGSRFSFVLPESAQEQASPSKLPLEAPAQERSHPPAESIEPQVHPADSPESFERWVLAIDDEPVNLLVLRNLLNAQDIGVITAPDGRKALELIQAHDPEVVLLDVMMPYKDGYEVCTDIRRVHSSADLPVLFLSARSRLEDVIHGFTAGGNDYVLKPFLGQELVARVQAQMRQREAFRALRENRSLKVELADLALEKSQIELVKNRLTSLFHGMDEPILVVDTAWQIRFANQQAGKILSQSPEHLVERMLPELVEDHPSLPPLSSGSSIELTFRSNGTRSAWRVTPFQDGDEGLWALSQEVSTGDAPRGGLSRLVIQKLAQSEDRLGQLREQMDLLSSDLQMDLPIGDLQSTLSQIRSLVADQPDEALRLTRASELLNEALELWSATTGKSKADLAEESGLWAVHMDQNGWRRTATLDKYLDPAKIPKLPKWKTIFKTVEFVCRRISTDPRAAKLLEKSNILSSSGFHPTPNKLGSPAPLEMEHPRTSPQS, encoded by the coding sequence TTGAACTCCCGTTTTTTCACACTGTTCACCATTGTCTCCGTGGTCCTTCTCCTGGCTTCGTGCAGCCGGGATCGCATACCCCAGGCGCACCCGGGAATCCTGGATCTCCGTCAAGCCGACCTGGAGGGAAACACCCTCCCCCTTCGGGGATCGTGGTCCGCCCATCCCGGGCACATTCTCCCGCCGGGCTCCCCCGCGTTCGATTCCTCGGCGGCCACGGCCAAGCTTCCTGGCGCATGGAAAGACCTGGTCCTGGCGAATTCCGGCACGTTTCCCAAGTACGCCACCTTCCGTCTGGTGCTCTTGCTGGACACAGCCAAAATCAAACGGCTCCAGATCAGTTGCACCGAGCACCCCAGCGCCTACCGCTTGTGGGTGAACGGCAGATCCATCCTGGAAGACGGACAGGTCGCGACCAGCGCCGCATTGGAGACCCCTGGCTACCACTACCGCCGAGGCGACTTCGAAGTGACCTCCCCGCGCGTGGAATTGGTTCTCCAAGCCTCCAACCACTTTCTGAGCTACGACGGCAGCGTCTTCCGATTCCAAATCGGTTCCAAGGAAGCCATGGATGCGCGGTTCCACCTGGAGTACGCGCTCTTCCTGGGAGCCCTGGGAATCCTGCTGTTTCTGACCCTGCAATACTTGGGTTTCCTTGGCTTCCTCACCAAGGATCGCACCTATCTCCTGCTGGGAACCTCAAGTTTCTTCCTGGCCACGATGGGAATCTTCATTCCGGCGGGTTTTTGTTTCGCGACCACATGGTGGCCCTGGATCACGCTCCAAACCACCACCATCATCGGATTTTCCTGTGCGCTCATCGGACTGACGCTTCTCTCCAGATTCTGCGAAGCCATGTTCCCCGATCCTCTCCTGCGCACCGCCAATCGCGTGAACACCTGGTCGGTGGCCGTGGGTGTCCTGCTGATGGTGTTCGCTCCGTACCATTGGGTCTACACGGTGATGGGGGCGATCCTGGTCAGCGACTACTTCCTCGTGATCACCTGCTGCAGAACCCTGTTTCTCGCGCTTCGCCGGCGGGAACCAGGATCCCTGAGCTTCACCATCGGCCTGGGCCTGTTCATGGTCGCGGCCGTCCACGACTCGCTGATCTTCTTCTCGGTGATCGATTCGTCGTACATCATCACCCTGGGTTGCACCGCGTTTTCCATCGCCGAAGCATTTGTCCTGACGCGCCGCTGGTGGACGACCACCCGCGCCAACACCCAACTGCTTTCCGAAGTCCAAGCCAAGAACGAGGAACTGGGCAGACTCTCGCGCTTGAAGGATGAATTCTTGGCCAACACCTCCCACGAGCTGCGCACCCCGTTGCACGGCATCTACGGACTGGTGCAGTCCATCCTTTCCGATCCCGTCGCGGCCCTGCCCCAGAAGACGCGCCACAGTCTGGAGCACGTGGTGGCCAGCACGCGTCGCCTCACCCGGCTGGTCAACGACATCCTGGACTTTTCCAAAATCCGGCACAAGGATCTCTCGATCCGGCCCAACCCGCTCGACCTTGGCGTTCTCCTTCCCACTCTTCTGCCCCACTTCCAGGCCAATGCCGAAGCCAAGCAGATCGACCTCCATTGCCACCTGGACCCCGAACTTCCCCAGGTGCTCGCCGACGAAGACCGCCTGGTGCAGATTCTGTTCAACCTGATCGGAAACGCCGTCAAGTTCACCGACTGGGGATCGGTGACCCTTTCGGCGCAACGCATTGCAAACGGGGTGGAAGTCGCCGTGACCGACACCGGAATGGGAATCGACCGGCTCGCCCAGGAGAGGATCTTCGAGCCCTTCGAGCAGGCGGAAGGGATCCATCGGGGCGGCACCGGTCTGGGACTTTCCATCACGCGCCACCTGGTGGAACTCCACGGCTTCCGCATGGTCCTGAAATCCAATCCCGGAGAAGGATCGCGGTTTTCCTTCGTTCTTCCCGAGTCTGCACAGGAACAGGCATCCCCTTCCAAACTTCCGTTGGAAGCCCCTGCGCAAGAGCGATCGCATCCGCCTGCGGAATCCATCGAACCCCAGGTTCATCCTGCAGATAGCCCCGAATCCTTCGAACGCTGGGTGCTGGCCATCGACGACGAGCCGGTGAACCTCCTGGTGCTGCGTAACCTGCTCAATGCCCAGGACATCGGCGTGATCACCGCCCCGGACGGCAGGAAGGCCCTGGAGCTGATCCAGGCGCACGATCCGGAAGTGGTCCTGCTGGATGTGATGATGCCCTACAAGGACGGCTACGAAGTGTGTACCGATATTCGCCGCGTCCACTCCAGCGCCGATCTCCCGGTGCTGTTCCTGTCGGCGCGCAGCCGCCTGGAAGACGTGATCCACGGCTTCACGGCCGGCGGCAACGACTACGTGCTCAAGCCCTTCCTGGGACAGGAATTGGTCGCGCGCGTCCAGGCCCAGATGCGCCAGCGCGAGGCCTTCCGGGCCTTGCGGGAGAACCGCTCGCTGAAGGTGGAGCTGGCCGATCTCGCCCTGGAGAAGTCCCAGATCGAACTGGTCAAGAACCGCCTCACGAGCCTCTTCCACGGAATGGACGAGCCCATCCTGGTTGTGGACACCGCCTGGCAGATCCGCTTTGCCAACCAGCAAGCGGGAAAGATCCTGTCCCAATCCCCCGAGCACCTGGTGGAACGGATGCTTCCCGAACTTGTGGAAGACCACCCATCGCTTCCGCCGCTTTCCTCGGGCTCGTCGATCGAACTCACGTTCCGATCCAACGGCACCCGATCCGCCTGGCGGGTCACCCCCTTCCAGGACGGCGACGAAGGGCTCTGGGCCTTGTCCCAGGAGGTTTCGACGGGCGATGCCCCTCGGGGAGGTCTCTCCCGACTGGTGATCCAGAAATTGGCGCAAAGCGAAGATCGGTTGGGCCAACTGCGCGAACAGATGGACCTGTTGAGCAGCGACCTCCAGATGGACCTGCCCATCGGGGACCTGCAGTCCACCCTCTCCCAGATCCGGTCGCTGGTGGCCGACCAACCCGACGAAGCCCTGCGCCTGACCCGGGCCAGCGAACTGCTCAACGAAGCCCTGGAGCTATGGAGTGCCACCACCGGCAAATCCAAGGCGGATCTGGCCGAAGAATCCGGCCTGTGGGCGGTCCACATGGACCAAAACGGCTGGCGACGCACCGCCACGCTGGACAAGTACTTGGACCCCGCCAAGATCCCCAAGCTCCCCAAGTGGAAGACGATCTTCAAGACCGTGGAGTTCGTGTGTCGAAGAATCTCCACCGATCCCCGAGCAGCAAAGCTTCTCGAAAAAAGCAACATTTTGTCCAGTTCAGGATTCCATCCGACTCCAAACAAGTTAGGGTCCCCCGCACCCCTGGAAATGGAGCATCCTCGCACCTCCCCCCAATCCTAG